The Streptomyces seoulensis genome contains a region encoding:
- a CDS encoding acyl-CoA dehydrogenase family protein translates to MTITDHPLVARARLLAAEVLEPEAARVDQEGVPASHIEAVKRSGLLGLAAPAEYGGSAAPDAVAREVAEILAGACGSTWFVQSQHHTPVQVLTRGEPAARERLLGPLARGELLSGVAYAQLRAHPRAPVRARRDGTGLRFDGTVPWYTGWGLNDVLLLAGLTDDDEVVFAFVDAREQPGLRPSAPLRLAALSAASTVSLELDGLRVPEESVALRVPYADWAPTDRAKTLNTNPAVFGIAAAALSLLDDRTAAPLRPRLADIRTRAYALADHPAPLERTEERLAVRAEAYAALDTATTAAVVAGGGRSMSLTSRAQRLAREAMFLLIQGQTAQTRQAHLRALTG, encoded by the coding sequence ATGACGATCACCGATCACCCGCTCGTCGCCCGCGCCCGCCTGCTCGCCGCGGAGGTGCTGGAGCCCGAGGCGGCACGGGTGGACCAGGAGGGGGTGCCCGCGAGCCACATCGAGGCCGTGAAGCGGTCCGGGCTGCTGGGCCTGGCCGCCCCCGCCGAGTACGGCGGCTCGGCCGCGCCGGACGCCGTGGCAAGGGAGGTCGCGGAGATCCTGGCGGGCGCCTGCGGCTCGACCTGGTTCGTCCAGTCGCAGCACCACACACCGGTGCAGGTCCTCACACGCGGTGAACCGGCCGCCCGCGAGCGGCTGTTGGGCCCGCTGGCCCGTGGGGAACTGCTGTCCGGGGTGGCGTACGCCCAACTGCGGGCCCACCCGAGGGCCCCGGTCCGGGCCCGCCGCGACGGTACGGGCCTGCGCTTCGACGGAACGGTGCCCTGGTACACCGGCTGGGGCCTGAACGACGTACTCCTCCTCGCCGGCCTGACGGACGACGACGAGGTGGTGTTCGCCTTCGTGGACGCGCGGGAACAACCGGGGCTGCGCCCCTCCGCTCCCCTGCGCCTGGCCGCGCTGTCCGCCGCGAGCACGGTCTCGCTGGAGCTGGACGGGCTGCGCGTGCCCGAGGAGTCGGTGGCCCTGCGCGTCCCGTACGCGGACTGGGCGCCGACCGACCGGGCGAAGACCCTGAACACCAACCCGGCGGTCTTCGGCATCGCCGCGGCGGCCCTGTCCCTGCTGGACGACCGGACGGCGGCCCCTCTCCGGCCCCGCCTCGCGGACATCCGCACCCGCGCCTACGCCCTGGCCGACCACCCGGCCCCACTGGAGCGCACGGAGGAACGCCTGGCGGTACGGGCGGAGGCGTACGCGGCACTGGACACGGCCACGACCGCAGCGGTGGTGGCGGGCGGCGGCCGCTCGATGTCCCTCACGTCCCGGGCCCA
- a CDS encoding aldo/keto reductase — translation MTSETITAADSGTLTLGDLPVHRVGLGTMRLTGNAAFHLGTPADRARSLAVLRRAMELGVNHIDTAAFYFSSLRSANELVNTALAPYPDDLVIATKVGPFREQDGSWGTAARPDQLRGHVEENLRQLGRDHLDLVYLRRMHQDSVAEHFGALAELRQAGLIRHLGVSAVEPRHLTEALAIAPVVAVQNRYGLDTPDPEADELIELCGERGIAFVPYYAVSGETGERGAHERRAAVADTVVAEIAGAHGATPTQVRIAWTLHQGPHVLAIPGTGDPAHLTENIAAGALKLTDDELGRLDAFHA, via the coding sequence ATGACCTCCGAGACGATCACCGCGGCAGACTCCGGCACCCTCACACTCGGCGACCTCCCCGTCCACCGCGTCGGCCTCGGCACGATGCGGCTGACCGGCAACGCCGCCTTCCACCTGGGCACCCCCGCGGACCGGGCCCGCTCGCTCGCCGTCCTGCGCCGGGCCATGGAACTCGGCGTGAACCACATCGACACCGCCGCCTTCTACTTCTCCTCCCTCCGCTCCGCCAACGAACTCGTCAACACCGCCCTCGCCCCCTATCCGGACGACCTGGTCATCGCCACCAAGGTCGGCCCCTTCCGCGAGCAGGACGGCTCCTGGGGCACCGCCGCCCGCCCCGACCAACTGCGCGGCCACGTCGAGGAGAACCTCCGCCAGCTCGGCCGCGACCACCTCGACCTCGTGTACCTGCGCCGGATGCACCAGGACTCCGTCGCCGAACACTTCGGCGCCCTCGCGGAGTTGAGGCAGGCCGGCCTCATCCGGCACCTGGGTGTCTCGGCCGTCGAACCCCGGCACCTCACCGAGGCCCTGGCCATCGCACCGGTGGTCGCCGTGCAGAACCGGTACGGGCTCGACACCCCCGACCCGGAGGCCGACGAGCTGATCGAGCTGTGCGGCGAACGCGGCATCGCCTTCGTGCCGTACTACGCCGTCTCCGGGGAGACCGGCGAGCGCGGCGCGCACGAGCGGCGGGCGGCCGTCGCTGACACCGTCGTCGCGGAGATCGCCGGCGCGCACGGCGCCACCCCCACCCAGGTCCGTATCGCCTGGACCCTCCACCAGGGCCCGCACGTCCTCGCCATTCCCGGCACCGGCGATCCCGCCCACCTGACGGAGAACATCGCGGCCGGCGCCCTGAAGCTCACTGACGACGAACTGGGCCGCCTCGACGCCTTCCACGCGTAG
- a CDS encoding VOC family protein, translating to MRRVALVTLVVDDYDDAIRFYTEALGFRLAEDEPRPDGSRWVVVEPGTEAGAGTGLLLARAKDDGQRARIGDQTGGRVGFFLHTDDFARDHARMTAHGVTFLEDPRHEPYGTVVVFQDLYGNRWDLLQPAA from the coding sequence ATGCGCCGCGTTGCCCTGGTCACCCTCGTCGTGGACGACTACGACGACGCCATCCGCTTCTACACCGAGGCCCTCGGATTCCGGCTGGCCGAGGACGAGCCCCGCCCGGACGGCTCACGCTGGGTCGTCGTCGAGCCCGGCACCGAGGCGGGCGCCGGCACCGGTCTGCTGCTCGCCCGCGCCAAGGACGACGGCCAGCGGGCCCGGATCGGCGACCAGACAGGCGGCCGCGTCGGCTTCTTCCTGCACACCGACGACTTCGCCCGCGACCACGCCCGTATGACCGCCCACGGGGTGACCTTCCTGGAAGACCCGCGCCACGAGCCGTACGGCACGGTCGTCGTCTTCCAGGACCTGTACGGCAACCGCTGGGACCTCCTCCAGCCCGCCGCCTGA
- a CDS encoding adenosine deaminase — translation MTAPRIDTETLRRLPKAVLHDHLDGGLRPATVIELAAAVGHTLPTTDPDELAAWYVEAAGSGDLVRYIGTFEHTLAVMQTREGLLRVAEEYVLDLAADGVVYAEVRYAPELNTRGGLTLSEVVETVQEGLAAGMAKAAAAGTPVRVGTLLCGMRMFDRVGEAAALAVTYRDAGVAGFDIAGAEDGFPPADHLAAFEGLRAESVPFTIHAGEAYGLPSIHQAVQVCGAQRLGHGVRITEDIVDGKLGRLAGWVRDRRIALEMCPTSNLQTGCATSIAEHPITALKDLGFRVTLNTDNRLVSGTTMTREMALLVEEAGWTVEDLRTVTVNAVKSAFIPFDERKALIEDVILPGYAEAL, via the coding sequence ATGACCGCGCCCCGCATCGACACCGAGACCCTCCGCCGGCTGCCCAAGGCCGTCCTGCACGACCACCTCGACGGCGGCCTGCGCCCCGCCACCGTCATCGAGCTCGCGGCCGCGGTCGGCCACACCCTGCCCACCACCGACCCCGACGAGCTGGCTGCCTGGTACGTCGAGGCCGCGGGCTCCGGCGACCTGGTCCGCTACATAGGCACCTTCGAGCACACCCTCGCCGTGATGCAGACCCGCGAGGGCCTGCTGCGCGTGGCCGAGGAGTACGTCCTCGACCTCGCCGCCGACGGCGTCGTCTACGCCGAGGTGCGCTACGCCCCCGAGCTGAACACGCGCGGCGGGCTGACGCTGAGCGAGGTCGTGGAGACCGTGCAGGAGGGCCTGGCCGCCGGTATGGCCAAGGCGGCCGCCGCCGGGACGCCGGTACGCGTCGGCACCCTGCTGTGCGGCATGCGGATGTTCGACCGGGTCGGGGAGGCCGCCGCGCTGGCCGTCACCTACCGCGACGCCGGGGTCGCCGGCTTCGACATCGCCGGCGCCGAGGACGGCTTCCCGCCCGCCGACCACCTGGCCGCCTTCGAGGGCCTGCGCGCCGAGAGCGTGCCGTTCACCATCCACGCGGGCGAGGCGTACGGCCTGCCCAGCATCCACCAGGCCGTCCAGGTGTGCGGCGCCCAGCGCCTCGGGCACGGCGTCCGCATCACCGAGGACATCGTCGACGGCAAGCTCGGCCGCCTGGCCGGCTGGGTCCGCGACCGCCGGATCGCGCTGGAGATGTGCCCGACCTCCAACCTCCAGACCGGCTGCGCGACCTCCATCGCCGAGCACCCCATCACCGCGCTGAAGGACCTCGGCTTCCGGGTCACCCTCAACACCGACAACCGCCTGGTCTCCGGCACCACCATGACCCGCGAGATGGCGCTGCTGGTCGAGGAGGCGGGCTGGACCGTGGAGGACCTGCGCACGGTCACCGTGAACGCGGTCAAGAGCGCGTTCATCCCCTTCGACGAGCGCAAGGCGCTCATCGAGGACGTGATCCTGCCGGGCTACGCCGAAGCGCTCTGA
- a CDS encoding mycothiol transferase, producing MYAKEILIEGYDRIREEVHTVLDGLGADDLDHSPAPGANSIAWLMWHLSRVQDDHIADAFGLDQVWLSRDWAERFDLDLPHHDIGYGHTAAQAAKVRVPSTVLLAGYYDAVHDQTLGVLRALAAKDLERVVDERWEPPVTLGVRLVSVLSDDLQHLGQAAYVKGLIQSASA from the coding sequence ATGTACGCGAAGGAGATCCTCATCGAGGGCTACGACCGTATCCGGGAAGAAGTCCACACCGTTCTCGACGGCCTCGGCGCGGACGACCTGGACCACTCCCCCGCGCCCGGCGCGAACTCCATCGCCTGGCTGATGTGGCATCTCAGCCGGGTGCAGGACGACCACATCGCCGACGCCTTCGGACTGGACCAGGTGTGGCTGTCGCGGGACTGGGCCGAGCGCTTCGACCTGGACCTGCCGCACCACGACATCGGCTACGGCCACACCGCCGCGCAGGCCGCCAAGGTGCGGGTGCCCTCGACCGTCCTGCTGGCCGGGTACTACGACGCCGTGCACGACCAGACCCTCGGCGTGCTGCGCGCCCTGGCCGCCAAGGATCTGGAGCGCGTCGTGGACGAGCGCTGGGAGCCGCCGGTCACGCTGGGCGTGCGCCTGGTGAGCGTCCTGTCCGACGATCTACAGCACCTCGGACAGGCCGCCTACGTCAAGGGACTGATTCAGAGCGCTTCGGCGTAG
- a CDS encoding LysR family transcriptional regulator produces MELRHLQHFVAVAEDQHFTRAAERLMVSQSGLSASIRSLERELRAPLFVRTTRRVTLTEAGRALLVEAERILAQVRSAHEAVAAVQGVLRGTLTLGTEQCIAGVHVAGLLAAFRREHPDVEIRLRQSGTGALAEGVSAGRLDLAFAYRTPADGDQLRSVPLTTEAMTVLCHPEHRLAVLGAVPDPGALAGEVFVDFHPDWGPRRATDAAFAAAGVRRTVALEVNDVHSLLDLVDENLGIAVVPRHFRHKRTSLTALPLKGVDEAAYETVALLPPERATSPAARALIGLLGSPDAEPG; encoded by the coding sequence ATGGAACTGCGTCATCTCCAGCATTTCGTCGCGGTCGCCGAGGACCAGCACTTCACCCGTGCCGCCGAGCGCCTGATGGTGTCCCAGTCGGGGCTGTCGGCGTCGATCCGGTCCCTGGAGCGGGAACTGCGGGCGCCCCTTTTCGTGCGCACCACCCGCCGGGTGACGCTGACGGAGGCCGGGCGGGCGCTGCTGGTGGAGGCCGAGCGCATCCTCGCGCAGGTGCGATCGGCGCACGAGGCGGTGGCGGCGGTGCAGGGCGTGCTGCGCGGCACGCTGACGCTGGGCACCGAGCAGTGCATCGCCGGGGTGCATGTGGCGGGGCTGCTGGCGGCGTTCCGGCGGGAGCACCCGGACGTGGAGATCCGGCTGCGGCAGAGCGGTACCGGCGCGCTGGCCGAGGGGGTGTCGGCGGGCCGTCTGGACCTCGCCTTCGCCTACCGCACCCCGGCCGACGGCGACCAGTTGCGCTCGGTGCCGCTGACCACCGAGGCGATGACCGTGCTGTGCCATCCGGAGCACCGGCTCGCCGTGCTGGGCGCCGTGCCGGACCCCGGCGCGCTGGCCGGTGAGGTGTTCGTGGACTTCCACCCGGACTGGGGGCCGCGCCGCGCCACGGACGCCGCGTTCGCCGCGGCCGGGGTGCGCCGCACGGTCGCCCTGGAGGTCAACGACGTGCACAGCCTGCTGGACCTGGTGGACGAGAACCTCGGCATCGCGGTGGTCCCCCGGCACTTCCGGCACAAGCGGACCTCGCTCACGGCGCTCCCGCTGAAGGGGGTGGACGAGGCCGCCTACGAGACGGTGGCCCTGCTGCCGCCGGAGCGGGCCACCAGCCCGGCCGCCCGCGCGCTGATCGGCCTGCTCGGCAGCCCGGACGCGGAGCCCGGCTGA
- the mgrA gene encoding L-glyceraldehyde 3-phosphate reductase, producing MYTAHPDRYADLPYRRSGRSGLKLPALSLGLWHNFGPDRPVETQRAILRRAFDLGITHFDLANNYGPPPGAAESALGEALKADFTPYRDELVVSTKAGYLMWPGPYGEWGSRKSVLSSLDQSLTRMGLDHVDIFYSHRFDPETPLEETMGALHSAVQQGKALYVGVSNYSAEQTREAARILGELGTPLLIHQPRYSILDRRPEDQGLLDTLDELQVGSIVYSPLEQGLLTGRYLDGIPEDSRAASDSPFLKSDAVTEDLVGRLRALNEIAASRGQTLAQMALAWVLRGGRVTSALVGASSTRQLEDSVGAIRNLEFDADDLARIDAIVKT from the coding sequence TTGTACACCGCCCACCCCGACCGCTACGCCGACCTGCCCTACCGGCGCTCCGGACGCAGCGGACTGAAGCTCCCCGCACTCTCGCTCGGCCTGTGGCACAACTTCGGCCCCGACCGGCCGGTGGAGACCCAGCGCGCGATCCTGCGCCGCGCCTTCGACCTCGGGATCACCCACTTCGACCTCGCCAACAACTACGGGCCGCCGCCCGGCGCCGCCGAGTCCGCGCTCGGCGAGGCATTGAAGGCCGACTTCACGCCGTACCGCGACGAACTCGTCGTCTCCACCAAGGCCGGCTATCTGATGTGGCCCGGCCCGTACGGGGAATGGGGCTCGCGCAAGTCCGTGCTGTCCTCGCTCGACCAGAGCCTCACGCGGATGGGCCTGGACCACGTCGACATCTTCTACTCGCACCGCTTCGACCCCGAGACCCCGCTGGAAGAGACCATGGGCGCGCTGCACTCGGCGGTCCAGCAGGGCAAGGCGCTCTACGTCGGGGTCTCCAACTACTCGGCGGAGCAGACCCGCGAGGCCGCCCGCATCCTCGGCGAACTCGGCACCCCGCTCCTGATCCACCAGCCGCGCTACTCCATCCTGGACCGGCGCCCGGAGGACCAGGGCCTGCTGGACACCCTGGACGAGCTCCAGGTCGGCTCCATCGTCTACTCCCCGCTGGAGCAGGGTCTGCTCACCGGGCGCTACCTCGACGGCATCCCCGAGGACTCGCGCGCCGCGAGCGACAGCCCGTTCCTGAAGTCCGACGCCGTCACCGAGGACCTGGTCGGCCGGCTGCGCGCGCTGAACGAGATCGCCGCCTCCCGCGGCCAGACCCTGGCCCAGATGGCCCTCGCCTGGGTGCTGCGCGGCGGCCGGGTCACCTCCGCCCTCGTCGGCGCGAGCAGCACCCGGCAACTGGAGGACAGTGTCGGGGCCATCCGGAATCTCGAATTCGACGCGGACGACCTGGCCCGTATCGACGCCATCGTGAAGACGTGA
- a CDS encoding ATP-binding protein, protein MTEHLGVAVAVIPTGFDVPVEPLRRAAHYTGEPGCIADARAFAARFLEQLRTEWCATVDSRTGGELLLVVSELVTNADRHSRGPYILELEGTDSAVSVSVYDSSVALPRFFPKDPERVGHHGLEIVRAVASEITVDRVPVGKRVRALIRFDG, encoded by the coding sequence ATGACCGAACACCTGGGCGTGGCAGTGGCAGTGATACCGACTGGTTTCGACGTACCCGTGGAACCCCTTCGGCGTGCGGCGCACTACACCGGAGAACCGGGCTGCATCGCCGACGCGCGGGCCTTCGCCGCCCGCTTCCTGGAACAGTTGCGGACCGAGTGGTGTGCCACCGTCGACAGCCGCACGGGCGGGGAACTGCTCCTGGTCGTCAGCGAGCTGGTCACCAACGCCGACCGGCACAGCAGGGGCCCGTACATCCTGGAGCTCGAGGGTACGGACAGCGCGGTCAGCGTCTCGGTGTACGACAGCAGCGTGGCCCTTCCCCGCTTCTTCCCCAAGGACCCCGAGCGCGTCGGCCACCACGGCCTGGAGATCGTGCGCGCGGTGGCCTCGGAGATCACCGTGGACCGTGTGCCGGTGGGCAAGCGGGTGCGCGCGCTGATCCGCTTCGACGGCTGA
- a CDS encoding RNA polymerase sigma factor SigF — MDTAVGIRSQAEVAEKAAQDRTDEEILPGIADPASVAPRDARALSRQFFRRLAELEEGTHEYQYARNTLIEMNMSLVRFAAGRFRGRGDDMEDIVQTGMIGLIKAIDRFEVSREVEFTSFALPYIVGEIKRFFRDTTWAVHVPRRLQELRVELAKAREELSSRLDRDPTVAELATLMNITEEQVVEGQLASNGYNSSSLDAALTGDGREDGEAVLADFIGVEEEGLRLVEDFHALAPLMAELSDRDRQIIHMRFVEEATQAEIGEKLGCSQMHVSRLIKRIIARLRQGMLGELGCA; from the coding sequence ATGGACACCGCCGTCGGCATCCGGTCACAGGCAGAGGTCGCGGAGAAGGCCGCGCAGGACAGGACGGACGAGGAGATCCTTCCTGGCATCGCGGACCCCGCGTCCGTGGCCCCGCGGGACGCGCGGGCCCTGTCACGGCAGTTCTTCCGCCGTCTGGCAGAGCTCGAAGAGGGCACGCACGAATACCAGTACGCGCGCAACACCCTCATCGAGATGAACATGTCGCTGGTGCGCTTCGCCGCCGGGCGTTTCCGGGGCCGGGGCGACGACATGGAGGACATCGTCCAGACCGGCATGATCGGCCTGATCAAGGCGATCGACCGGTTCGAGGTGTCGCGTGAGGTGGAGTTCACCTCCTTCGCGCTGCCGTACATCGTGGGCGAGATCAAGCGGTTCTTCCGCGACACCACCTGGGCGGTGCACGTGCCGCGCCGGCTCCAGGAGCTGCGCGTGGAGCTGGCCAAGGCCCGCGAGGAGCTGTCGAGCCGGCTGGACCGCGACCCGACCGTGGCGGAACTAGCCACGCTGATGAACATCACCGAGGAGCAGGTCGTCGAGGGCCAGCTCGCCTCCAACGGCTACAACTCCAGCTCGCTGGACGCCGCCCTCACCGGCGACGGCCGCGAGGACGGCGAAGCGGTCCTCGCGGACTTCATCGGCGTCGAGGAGGAGGGCCTGCGGCTGGTGGAGGACTTCCACGCCCTCGCCCCGCTGATGGCCGAACTGAGCGACCGCGACCGGCAGATCATCCACATGCGGTTCGTGGAGGAGGCCACCCAGGCGGAGATCGGCGAGAAGCTCGGCTGCTCCCAGATGCACGTCTCCCGTCTGATCAAGCGCATCATCGCGCGGCTGCGCCAGGGCATGCTCGGCGAGCTGGGCTGCGCCTGA
- a CDS encoding VOC family protein: MSTDGFTTCLWFDGQAEEAAHYYVSVFKDSGIGRVTHWSEAGPGEPGTVLTVEFTANGQKFVALNGGPEFKFSEAISFQILCADQREIDHYWTRLTEDGGEGGPCGWLKDKFGVSWQVCPERLLEMTSDPDPQKAARAFTAMMTMGKLDLAALEEAYAGT; this comes from the coding sequence ATGAGCACCGACGGATTCACCACATGTCTCTGGTTCGACGGCCAGGCCGAGGAGGCGGCGCACTACTACGTATCCGTCTTCAAGGACTCCGGTATCGGCCGCGTCACCCACTGGAGCGAGGCGGGGCCCGGTGAGCCGGGGACGGTGCTCACCGTCGAGTTCACCGCCAACGGCCAGAAGTTCGTCGCCCTCAACGGCGGCCCGGAGTTCAAGTTCAGCGAGGCGATCTCGTTCCAGATCCTCTGCGCCGACCAGCGGGAGATCGACCACTACTGGACCCGGCTCACCGAGGACGGCGGCGAGGGCGGCCCCTGCGGCTGGCTCAAGGACAAGTTCGGCGTCTCCTGGCAGGTCTGCCCCGAGCGGCTGCTCGAGATGACCAGCGACCCCGACCCGCAGAAGGCCGCCCGCGCCTTCACCGCCATGATGACCATGGGCAAGCTCGACCTCGCCGCCCTGGAGGAGGCGTACGCGGGCACATGA
- a CDS encoding aminoglycoside phosphotransferase family protein encodes MVPVSVQKMRAGEIDIDAPLVRRLVARRFPAWARLPVTRLRSSGTENAMFRLGPGLVVRLPRHPGAVADVTHERDWLPRLGPGLPVAAPEPVGSGEPDDGFPWPWSVYRWLDGSNPVAGAVEQPERLARELGSFVAALRRTATADAPKGYRGGPLGGQDAPAREALARLAGEIDTAGATARWERALAAPAHTGPPVWAHGDLSPGNVLVTAEGRLSAVIDFGCAGVGDPAVDLIVAWNLLPASVRGVFRDAVGADDAEWARGRGWALSVALVQLPYYRRTNPVLAENARHTIGEVLAESV; translated from the coding sequence ATGGTGCCGGTGAGTGTGCAGAAGATGCGTGCGGGTGAGATCGACATCGACGCGCCGCTGGTGCGCCGCCTGGTCGCGCGGCGGTTCCCGGCGTGGGCGAGGCTGCCGGTGACGCGGCTGAGGTCGTCCGGCACGGAGAACGCGATGTTCCGCCTCGGTCCGGGACTGGTGGTACGGCTCCCCCGGCATCCGGGCGCGGTCGCGGACGTGACGCACGAGCGGGACTGGCTGCCCCGGCTGGGCCCCGGCCTGCCGGTGGCCGCGCCCGAGCCGGTGGGGTCCGGGGAGCCGGACGACGGCTTCCCCTGGCCCTGGTCGGTCTACCGCTGGCTGGACGGCAGCAATCCGGTCGCGGGCGCCGTCGAGCAGCCGGAGCGCCTGGCCAGGGAGCTGGGGTCGTTCGTGGCCGCCCTGCGCCGGACCGCTACGGCGGACGCGCCGAAGGGCTACCGGGGCGGCCCGCTCGGCGGTCAGGACGCGCCGGCCCGCGAGGCGCTGGCCCGGCTCGCGGGCGAGATCGACACCGCCGGGGCGACCGCCCGGTGGGAGCGGGCGCTGGCCGCGCCCGCGCACACCGGGCCGCCGGTCTGGGCGCACGGCGACCTGTCCCCCGGCAATGTGCTGGTCACCGCCGAGGGGCGGCTGAGCGCCGTGATCGACTTCGGCTGTGCCGGGGTGGGCGATCCGGCCGTCGACCTGATCGTGGCCTGGAACCTGCTGCCCGCCTCGGTCCGGGGCGTCTTCCGGGACGCGGTGGGCGCGGACGACGCCGAGTGGGCGCGCGGGCGGGGCTGGGCACTGTCCGTCGCCCTGGTCCAGCTCCCCTACTACCGGCGCACCAACCCGGTGCTGGCAGAAAACGCCCGGCACACGATCGGCGAGGTGCTCGCCGAGAGCGTGTGA
- a CDS encoding VOC family protein, translated as MAVQSEGTPCWADAMFTDLEGAKRFYGEVLGWTFGESSSEYGNYTQAYADDKAVAAIVPPMPGQEGQSQWCLYFASPDAAATAAKIRDNGGEVLMGPMPVSDFGTMVIAREPSGAVFGVWQGDAHEGFEATATPGAYCWAEVLTREPEKTDAFLSGVFPYRVKEMADEHIDFRLFDVGADAVLGRMRMGEEFPPEVPSYVSVYFTVDDCDAAVARATEGGAVLRFGPMTSPFGRFAALTDPQGANFSVIDITTTEGETPRFKDV; from the coding sequence ATGGCCGTGCAATCCGAAGGAACGCCCTGCTGGGCCGACGCGATGTTCACCGACCTGGAGGGCGCCAAGCGGTTCTACGGCGAAGTCCTCGGCTGGACCTTCGGCGAGTCGTCGTCCGAGTACGGCAACTACACCCAGGCGTACGCCGACGACAAGGCCGTCGCCGCCATCGTCCCGCCCATGCCCGGCCAGGAGGGGCAGTCGCAGTGGTGCCTCTACTTCGCCTCACCGGACGCGGCCGCGACCGCCGCGAAGATCCGGGATAACGGCGGCGAGGTGCTGATGGGGCCGATGCCGGTCAGTGACTTCGGCACGATGGTGATCGCCCGCGAGCCCAGCGGCGCCGTGTTCGGGGTGTGGCAGGGCGACGCCCACGAGGGCTTCGAGGCGACCGCCACCCCGGGCGCCTACTGCTGGGCCGAGGTCCTGACGCGCGAGCCGGAGAAGACGGACGCCTTCCTCTCCGGCGTCTTCCCCTACCGGGTCAAGGAGATGGCGGACGAGCACATCGACTTCCGGCTGTTCGACGTCGGCGCCGACGCGGTCCTCGGCCGGATGCGGATGGGCGAGGAGTTCCCGCCCGAGGTCCCCTCGTACGTCAGCGTCTACTTCACCGTGGACGACTGTGACGCGGCCGTGGCCCGCGCCACCGAGGGCGGTGCCGTGCTCCGCTTCGGCCCGATGACCAGCCCCTTCGGCCGGTTCGCCGCGCTCACCGACCCACAGGGCGCCAACTTCTCGGTGATCGACATCACCACCACGGAGGGAGAGACGCCTCGGTTCAAGGACGTCTGA
- a CDS encoding ribonuclease H family protein, with product MIVHMRERVVAACDGASKGNPGPAGWAWVVSDDDERTPARWESGPLGRATNNVAELTALERLLAAVDPDVPLEVRMDSQYAMKAVTTWLPGWKRNGWKTSAGKPVANQELVVRIDALLDGRSVEFRYVPAHQVDGDPLNDFADRAASQAAVVQEAAGSAHGSPEPPPSPDTPAPAARRKAPRRTGGGSAPARTIKAKFPGRCLCGRSYAAGESIAKNAQGWGHPDCRTATD from the coding sequence ATGATCGTGCACATGCGTGAACGTGTGGTGGCCGCGTGCGACGGGGCTTCGAAGGGAAACCCCGGACCGGCCGGATGGGCGTGGGTGGTCTCCGACGACGACGAGCGGACCCCGGCCCGCTGGGAGTCCGGTCCGCTCGGCCGGGCCACCAACAACGTCGCCGAACTCACCGCGCTGGAACGGCTGCTGGCCGCCGTCGACCCGGATGTGCCGCTGGAGGTCCGGATGGACTCCCAGTACGCGATGAAGGCCGTCACCACCTGGCTGCCCGGCTGGAAGCGCAACGGCTGGAAGACGTCCGCGGGCAAGCCGGTCGCCAACCAGGAACTCGTCGTCCGTATCGACGCGCTGCTCGACGGCCGCTCCGTCGAGTTCCGCTACGTCCCCGCCCACCAGGTCGACGGCGACCCGCTGAACGACTTCGCCGACCGCGCCGCCAGCCAGGCCGCGGTGGTGCAGGAGGCCGCGGGCAGCGCCCACGGCTCGCCCGAGCCGCCGCCGTCGCCCGACACCCCGGCCCCGGCCGCCCGCCGCAAGGCACCCCGCCGCACCGGTGGCGGGTCCGCTCCGGCGCGCACCATCAAGGCCAAGTTCCCCGGCCGCTGCCTGTGCGGCCGCTCCTACGCGGCCGGCGAGTCCATCGCCAAGAACGCGCAGGGCTGGGGCCACCCGGACTGCCGTACCGCCACCGACTGA